A portion of the Naumovozyma castellii chromosome 2, complete genome genome contains these proteins:
- the ARO1 gene encoding pentafunctional protein ARO1p (ancestral locus Anc_8.287), protein MVPLARVPILGKETIHVGYDIHEHIIDTIITGCKSSTYVIVNDTNLSKVPYFQQFIKEFESKLPADTRVLNYVIKPGEASKTRETKAEIEDYLLLKGCTRDTVMIALGGGVIGDMIGFVAATFMRGVRVVQIPTSLLSMVDSSIGGKTAVDTPLGKNFIGAFWQPQYVLVDIKWLQTLARREFINGMAEVIKTACIWNADEFTRLESNASMFLEVVNSSKQIKVANSITGEIDEISHSEIEKILEHTYKLVLESIKVKADVVSSDERESSLRNLLNFGHTIGHAYEAILTPQALHGECVSFGMIKEAELSRYWGILSPTQVARLSKILAAYGLPISPDEKWFKDLTLNKETPINTLLDKMSVDKKNDGSKKKVVILESIGKCYGTSAHFVSDDDLRFILTDETLVYPFKNIPQNQTKIITPPGSKSISNRALILAALGEGQCKIKNLLHSDDTKHMLTAVNELKGATISWEDNGETVVVQGHGGKTLTACPDPLYLGNAGTASRFLTTVAALVNSSQDQDYVVLTGNARMQQRPIGPLVDSLRANGTKIEYLKSEGCLPLKVFTNSTFKGGRIELAATVSSQYVSSILMCAPYAQEPVTLALVGGKPISILYVDMTIKMMEKFGIKVEASTTEPYTYHIPKGTYVNPSEYVIESDASSATYPLAFAALTGTTVTVPNIGYDSLQGDARFARDVLKPMGCTVEQTASSTTVTGPKVGTLTPLKHVNMEPMTDAFLTACVVAAVAHDSDEKSQNTTTIEGIANQRVKECNRIEAMATQLAKFGVSTTELPDGIQVHGLNSIKDLNLPTEAIETYDDHRVAMSLSLLAGVVNMLADGAESPVRVLERHCTGKTWPGWWDVLHTELGARLDGAE, encoded by the coding sequence ATGGTTCCATTAGCAAGAGTCCCAATTTTGGGTAAAGAGACAATTCATGTTGGTTACGATATACATGAGCATATTATTGACACAATTATCACTGGTTGCAAATCGTCTACCTACGTTATCGTCAATGACACCAATTTAAGCAAGGTTCCATACTTCCaacaatttatcaaagagTTTGAATCCAAGTTACCTGCCGACACACGTGTATTAAATTATGTTATCAAGCCAGGTGAAGCTAGTAAGACAAGGGAAACGAAGGCAGAGATCGAAGATTATTTGTTATTGAAAGGTTGCACCCGTGACACCGTTATGATTGCCTTAGGTGGTGGTGTTATTGGGGATATGATTGGGTTTGTGGCTGCCACTTTTATGAGAGGTGTTCGTGTTGTTCAAATCCCAACTTCCTTATTGTCAATGGTTGACTCTTCCATTGGGGGTAAAACTGCTGTTGATACACCATTGGGTAAGAACTTCATCGGTGCTTTCTGGCAACCACAATACGTTCTAGTCGATATCAAATGGCTACAAACTCTAGCTAGAAGAGAATTCATCAACGGTATGGCCGAAGTCATTAAGACAGCCTGTATTTGGAATGCCGATGAATTTACAAGATTGGAATCCAATGCCTCCATGTTTTTGGAGGTTGTTAACAGCTCTAAGCAAATTAAAGTGGCTAATTCCATCACAGGTGagattgatgaaatttctcattctgaaattgaaaagattttgGAACATACATACAAATTAGTCCTAGAAAGTATTAAAGTTAAGGCTGATGTAGTTTCCTCTGATGAAAGAGAATCCAGTTTGAGAAACTTGTTGAATTTTGGCCACACCATTGGTCATGCATATGAGGCAATTCTAACTCCTCAGGCTTTGCACGGTGAATGTGTCTCTTTTGGTATGATCAAAGAAGCTGAGCTTTCTCGTTATTGGGGGATATTATCACCAACTCAAGTTGCACGTCTTTCTAAGATTTTGGCAGCATATGGTCTTCCTATTTCTCCAGATGAAAAATGGTTCAAAGACTTAACTTTGAATAAAGAAACTCCAATAAATACATTATTAGATAAAATGAGTGTGgataagaaaaatgatgGTTCTAAGAAAAAGGTGGTAATTCTAGAAAGCATTGGTAAATGTTACGGTACCTCCGCCCACTTTGtttctgatgatgatctGAGATTCATTTTAACAGATGAAACTTTAGTCTACCCATTCAAGAACATCCCACAAAATCAAACCAAAATTATCACACCTCCTGGGTCAAAATCTATTTCTAATCGTGCGCTAATCTTGGCTGCATTGGGTGAAGGTCAATGTAAGATTAAAAATCTGCTACATTCAGATGATACAAAGCATATGTTAACTGCTGTAAATGAATTGAAGGGGGCTACTATCTCCTGGGAAGATAATGGAGAAACTGTAGTGGTACAAGGACATGGTGGGAAAACTTTAACTGCATGTCCTGATCCCTTGTACTTGGGTAATGCTGGTACTGCATCAAGATTCCTTACAACTGTTGCTGCGTTGGTAAATTCCTCACAGGATCAAGATTATGTTGTATTGACTGGTAATGCTAGAATGCAACAAAGGCCCATTGGTCCATTGGTAGACTCTTTGCGTGCTAATGGTACTAAAATTGAATACTTGAAATCTGAGGGATGTTTACCATTAAAAGTGTTTACTAATTCCACATTTAAGGGGGGTAGAATTGAATTAGCTGCTACCGTCTCCTCTCAATACGTTTCCTCCATTTTAATGTGTGCGCCATACGCTCAAGAGCCAGTTACTTTGGCCCTTGTAGGTGGTAaaccaatttcaatcttatATGTGGACATGACCATTAAGATGatggaaaaatttggtaTCAAAGTGGAAGCTTCAACTACTGAACCGTACACTTATCATATTCCAAAGGGTACCTATGTTAACCCATCTGAATATGTGATTGAAAGTGATGCTTCTAGTGCAACCTATCCATTGGCCTTCGCTGCTTTAACTGGAACCACCGTCACTGTTCCAAATATTGGTTATGATTCTTTACAAGGTGATGCAAGGTTTGCTCGTGATGTACTAAAACCAATGGGCTGTACTGTTGAACAAACTGCTTCATCGACCACTGTCACTGGACCTAAAGTTGGTACCTTGACTCCTTTGAAGCACGTGAATATGGAACCAATGACCGATGCATTTTTGACCGCTTGTGTCGTCGCCGCTGTGGCTCATGATTCAGATGAGAAGTCACAAAATACAACTACAATCGAAGGTATTGCCAACCAACGTGTCAAGGAATGTAATAGAATTGAAGCTATGGCTACACAATTGGCCAAATTTGGTGTCAGCACTACAGAATTACCAGATGGTATTCAAGTTCATGGTTTGaattcaattaaagatttaaaTCTCCCAACCGAGGCCATCGAGACATACGATGATCACAGAGTTGCCATGAGTTTATCATTACTAGCAGGTGTCGTAAATATGCTTGCAGATGGAGCTGAATCACCTGTCAGGGTGTTAGAAAGACATTGTACTGGGAAAACCTGGCCTGGGTGGTGGGATGTCTTGCATACTGAACTTGGTGCAAGATTGGATGGTGCTGAATAA
- the ECM18 gene encoding alpha/beta hydrolase family protein (ancestral locus Anc_8.284) — MYHVPGKQCIRLLHVTQAISRERSLEARIISRVLLSPDQANGATQKRVSTLKLWLSVLKKSYDPERCLAEKQNELMENIHVAGTKENTMIDGVLNQWSFHNSSATAVTTPTLLLHGYAASSLCFFRTFVPLSRSIKNLYATDLPGNGLSKNKSFFSVMYGNEYMKVKYEENNKFSIKYLNSLKDQTNSIKHSEDYYIDAIREWQLSNNLPKINLVGHSFGGYLSFKYALRYPDNVNKLCLVSPLGVESNLYSVNNSLKENYLYDVDYSDPKSSYYSRNFAIPKSLFEGQFGILRWMGPIGARVCWNYILSSYKRVPSMKYKEYLFHLLFGNAKKLVTSAKTFTNLFTRNLLAKDPIMDSIEKLQCEKLMVMYGQHDWMNKYAGYCLIAKLNNYRSTKDAGYFTEIPEAGHNLILDNPDRFSSSLISFLSK; from the coding sequence ATGTATCATGTCCCTGGAAAACAGTGTATTAGGTTGTTACATGTGACTCAAGCAATCTCCCGAGAGAGGAGTTTGGAGGCAAGAATTATTAGTCGAgttcttctttctcctGATCAAGCAAATGGTGCGACACAAAAGAGGGTGTCCACATTGAAACTTTGGCTGTCAGTCTTAAAGAAGTCCTATGACCCGGAAAGATGTCTTGCTgagaaacaaaatgaattaatggaaaatatcCATGTTGCAGGAACGAAGGAGAATACTATGATAGATGGCGTGTTAAATCAATGGAGTTTCCATAATTCAAGTGCCACTGCAGTTACCACTCCGACATTACTTCTCCATGGATATGCGGCATCGTCCCTGTGTTTTTTTAGGACATTTGTGCCTTTATCTCGATCCATCAAGAATTTATATGCTACAGATCTTCCTGGAAATGGcctttcaaaaaataaatctttcttttctgtCATGTATGGGAACGAATATATGAAAGTGAAGtatgaagaaaataacaagttttcaatcaaatatttaaattctttgaaagaccaaacaaattcaataaaacATAGCGAAGATTATTATATAGATGCCATACGGGAATGGCAACTTTCGAATAATCTACCGAAGATTAACTTAGTAGGACATTCATTTGGGGGATATCTTTCGTTCAAGTATGCGCTAAGATATCCTGATAATGTTAACAAGCTTTGTCTGGTCTCTCCATTAGGTGTCGAAAGTAATCTTTATTCAGTCAATAATTCACTAAAAGAGAATTATTTGTATGATGTTGATTACAGTGATCCTAAGTCTAGTTATTATTCAAGGAACTTTGCAATACCTAAATCTTTATTTGAAGGCCAATTCGGAATTCTTAGATGGATGGGTCCCATAGGAGCTCGGGTATGTTGGAATTACATATTGTCATCATATAAAAGAGTTCCATCCATGAAATATAAAGAGTACCTATTCCATTTATTGTTTGGGAATGCCAAAAAACTTGTGACATCTGCCAAAACATTTACGAATTTATTTACCAGGAATCTTCTTGCGAAAGATCCCATTATGGATTCAATTGAGAAATTGCAATGTGAGAAGCTTATGGTAATGTATGGACAACATGACTGGATGAACAAATATGCTGGATATTGTTTAATTGCTAAATTGAACAACTATCGTTCAACTAAAGATGCCGGTTATTTTACAGAAATCCCTGAGGCTGGtcataatttaattttggACAATCCTGATCGTTTTTCATCGTCATTAATATCCTTTTTATCGAAGTAA
- the NCAS0B03720 gene encoding uncharacterized protein (ancestral locus Anc_8.282) has product MQSLENILENLSHHGYEFCFLLKDTKVKENSGDPFFTKCYLTSAAKSNLSVNLENILGDQDIRMYSKAHNYLKTISLNLNERNKIKEYLLAAFKLLRQVPCKALAKLWIKRIEPKKKTKYPYIKGNLMKPEWWPSDVEHREPDHLQKPERLNLMCTIIMDVLPNIPDNEIIEDLIRSTLGMSLFKKDSIKKEVILSIFNISTHLRLRKEPSIIVADLMNTKKKYKMKETHKNHHQHHGHFKNTKVDRTNAFGSPESSTVSSAEESTRADTMCAEQTLEYEDTLTYNLGNVNEVLPTPTLLDMFIENDSELSEYVEAWNNTTSSSSVDNSLSMTNSFQ; this is encoded by the coding sequence ATGCAGTCTTTAGAGAACATTCTGGAAAATTTAAGTCATCATGGTTATGAGTTTTGCTTCCTTCTAAAAGATACCAAAGTAAAGGAAAATAGTGGGGATCCCTTTTTCACTAAATGTTATCTTACATCAGCTGCCAAATCAAATTTGTCGGTAAACTTAGAGAACATTTTGGGGGATCAAGATATTAGAATGTATAGTAAAGCGCATAATTATCTCAaaacaatttcattaaatctCAATGAGagaaacaaaatcaaagaatatCTATTAGCAGCTTTCAAACTGTTAAGACAGGTTCCCTGTAAAGCCTTGGCGAAATTATGGATAAAACGCATAGAACCAAAAAAGAAGACCAAATACCCTTATATTAAAggaaatttgatgaaacCAGAATGGTGGCCATCAGATGTAGAACATAGAGAGCCTGATCATTTGCAAAAGCCAGAAAGGTTAAATTTAATGTGTACAATAATTATGGATGTGCTTCCAAATATACCAGATAATGAGATTATTGAAGATCTGATAAGGTCAACTTTAGGGATGTCACTATTCAAAAAGGATTCCATTAAAAAGGAAGTTATATTAAgcatttttaatatatcaACACACTTGCGGTTAAGGAAAGAACCTAGCATCATTGTAGCTGATTTGATGAatacaaaaaaaaagtaCAAGATGAAAGAAACCCACaagaatcatcatcagcatCATGGGCATTTTAAAAATACAAAAGTGGACCGAACTAACGCGTTTGGCAGTCCCGAATCATCAACGGTAAGTTCTGCAGAGGAGTCTACTCGTGCAGATACAATGTGTGCAGAACAGACATTAGAATACGAAGATACCTTGACTTACAATTTAGGAAACGTTAATGAAGTGTTACCAACGCCAACTCTACTTGATATGTTTATCGAAAACGATTCGGAATTATCAGAATATGTCGAAGCATGGAATAATACCACATCGAGTTCTTCAGTTGACAATTCTTTATCCATGACGAATAgctttcaataa
- the INO2 gene encoding Ino2p (ancestral locus Anc_8.280) — MNDTGKSGSEPLDMFDFDAEIDFETAYQMLSNLDESWVPLHDTGPIALGKDPNQPHFTNEFDDFDKLFPQNASYDHKKENDILNGTAGMYDHSISNHDVLHHNHIPHQTHSIDKSPLLIHDQFSKYDTESPGLLSTFESNAIENFLDNLITRDNVTPPLPLVPELRHPPSTDNEVSSSAEFIYRETSEEKELSLEETNDEEYRPAELRLPEIVVPDTDIPESIKDDAVKLKRWRHVEVEKVRRNLTKKAYEDLIGMIRKPRNENGKRIPKYVLLNHIVEDIKGIKKANRKLENILNAMNG, encoded by the coding sequence ATGAATGATACTGGAAAATCTGGCTCAGAACCACTAGATATGTTTGATTTCGATGCTGAGATTGACTTCGAGACCGCGTACCAAATGTTGAGCAATTTGGATGAATCATGGGTGCCTTTACATGACACAGGTCCAATTGCATTGGGGAAGGACCCAAACCAACCACATTTCactaatgaatttgatgactttgataaattattccCTCAGAACGCGTCTTACGACCataagaaggaaaatgacATTTTGAATGGGACCGCTGGTATGTATGACCATTCTATAAGCAACCATGACGTACTGCATCACAACCATATACCGCATCAAACACATTCCATAGATAAGAGCCCGCTACTGATACATGACCAGTTTTCCAAATACGACACGGAAAGTCCCGGTCTATTAAGTACGTTTGAATCCAATgctattgaaaatttcctGGATAATCTTATAACGAGAGATAATGTAACGCCACCACTGCCGTTAGTGCCCGAGTTGAGACACCCACCTTCTACTGATAATGAGGTGAGTAGTAGTGCTGAATTTATATACAGGGAGACgtctgaagaaaaggaactCTCCCTGGAGGAGACTAACGATGAAGAGTATAGACCTGCTGAGTTGCGACTTCCTGAGATTGTTGTTCCTGATACGGATATTCCAGAAAGTATTAAGGATGATGCTGTGAAGTTGAAGAGGTGGCGTCATGTGGAAGTGGAAAAAGTCAGAAGGAACTTGACTAAGAAGGCATATGAAGATTTAATTGGAATGATACGGAAACCTAGGAATGAAAATGGGAAAAGAATACCGAAATATGTTCTATTGAATCATATTGTGGAAGATATAAAAGGGATAAAGAAGGCAAATagaaaattggaaaacattTTAAATGCAATGAATGGATAA
- the KIN1 gene encoding serine/threonine protein kinase KIN1 (ancestral locus Anc_8.279) produces the protein MATSNDYQIKQEFKLGTPAPTTATTSTGTHTNTDIATPRTIEPATSKDQPSNNSKQSQKLRQFHRTSLGDWDFVETVGAGSMGKVKLAKNRRTNEVCAIKIVNRATKIFLSKEYAAKHNGYTIPLSEKEVIERQKNLEKEASRDKRTVREASLGQILYHPHICRLYEMHTLSNHFYMLFEYVSGGQLLDYIIQHGSLKESRARTFTRQICSALKYLHSHNIVHRDLKIENIMISKDGNIKLIDFGLSNLYDKCNKLKTYCGSLYFAAPELLKATPYIGPEIDVWSFGVVLYVLVCGKVPFDDENSNVLHEKIKQGKVFYPQFLSIEVISLLSKMLVVDPFKRATLDQVMNHHWMVRDCDGPPKSYIPDRPPLTIEQLDVKVIKEMKRLEFVDDVEQTIRKLSKVISSERYIRLSKSYWDKKHSHTSDKEFQNPLVSYHPLISIYYLTNEMLKRKAKKLENNQIVSENDINMKQLQIHDNNEQTTRGSKQGETPFQEKQENNETSNEPIPPPISPKEPTLKEPLHVEIPKQTMLRSPERVDSSTLTKKISNETQNQPNELDYVLSPIPQPNDDRKSNQGSLAFSLNSQNQNQQHHKKTDSIESSEKNKFGSLFRRLSQHRNQANVQKQGTQNPPLPMRKTHTRAVSDFPQPITKISSYAPSYTSTEENNKNTILQTLGRVTSAKKYSPNDEIPSLPPNADKIVQDEVNKTHGVEVPEQLFAPERSPSRSPTSRESSNILKESRLHKTQRTKSVGHARRESLKFLRPSMLNNTGKESNTNDNGGPLDATGYLEYHGNKSEDGTSYPIESADNNEPQLLTDNEILREAAKAPPGTMPSIDYPRSLFLKGFFSVQTTSSKPLPIVRYKIIYVLKKFGIKFKEVKGGFICIREMSFRKNSSNETSPTIIESNSNNSNNSKEINKSHFPGDPDYSLTQQKRSGSKKSPLSKDTASFGTDSIDMGPENISPVEGSINDSVVITPQVQNISENKSLTSLGYGFDGLTSAEDKHLLKFEIHIVRVRIVGLAGVHFKKVSGNSWTYKETASLILKELNL, from the coding sequence ATGGCCACTTCAAACGACTATCAGATCAAGCAGGAATTCAAATTAGGGACGCCTGCTCCCACGACGGCAACAACGTCCACTGGGACACATACAAATACAGACATTGCTACACCAAGGACAATAGAACCCGCCACATCCAAGGACCAGCCGTCAAACAATAGTAAGCAATCACAGAAACTAAGACAGTTTCATAGAACCTCCCTGGGAGACTGGGATTTTGTAGAGACGGTGGGTGCTGGCTCCATGGGTAAAGTTAAGCTAGCCAAAAACCGTCGAACTAATGAAGTTTGCGCAATTAAGATTGTAAATAGAGCAAccaaaatttttctaaGTAAAGAATACGCAGCCAAGCATAATGGGTATACCATTCCATTAAGCGAAAAGGAAGTTATAGAACGACAGAAAAATCTAGAGAAGGAGGCCTCTAGAGATAAGAGAACGGTAAGAGAGGCCTCCTTGGGTCAAATCCTTTATCATCCACATATTTGTCGATTGTATGAAATGCATACGCTATCTAATCATTTTTATATGCTTTTCGAATATGTTTCAGGAGGTCAACTACTAGATTACATTATCCAACATGGTTCATTAAAGGAATCTCGAGCAAGAACATTTACCAGGCAAATTTGTAGTgctttaaaatatttacattCACATAATATTGTCCATagagatttgaagattgaAAACATTATGATATCCAAAGATGGTAATATTAAACTGATAGATTTCGGGCTCTCTAATCTCTATGATAAATGTAATAAACTGAAAACTTATTGTGGATCGCTTTATTTTGCAGCTCCGGAACTTCTAAAAGCAACTCCTTATATTGGCCCCGAAATTGATGTTTGGTCCTTTGGTGTAGTTCTTTATGTCCTGGTATGTGGGAAAGTAccatttgatgatgaaaattcaaatgtaTTAcatgaaaagattaaacAAGGTAAAGTGTTTTATCCGCAATTCCTTTCAATTGAGGTAATATCCTTATTATCCAAGATGCTCGTGGTAGATCCCTTCAAGAGGGCCACATTAGATCAGGTAATGAATCATCACTGGATGGTTAGAGATTGTGATGGTCCACCAAAATCTTATATTCCTGATAGACCTCCTTTAACGATAGAACAGTTAGATGTAAAAGTCATTAAAGAGATGAAAAGATTGGAGTTTGTAGACGATGTGGAACAAACAATAAGAAAACTGTCAAAAGTAATCTCTAGTGAGAGATATATAAGATTATCCAAAAGCTATTGGGATAAAAAACACTCGCATACCAGTGATAaggaatttcaaaatcctCTAGTATCCTACCATCCATtgatttcaatatattaCTTAACGAATGAAATGCTAAAGAGGAAGGctaaaaaattggaaaataatcaaatagtatcagaaaatgatattaataTGAAGCAGTTACAAATtcatgataataatgaacaaaCCACTAGAGGATCAAAGCAAGGGGAAACACCTTTCCAAGAAAAgcaagaaaataatgaaacatCCAACGAACCTataccaccaccaatatCACCAAAGGAACCAACATTAAAGGAACCATTACATGTAGAAATACCCAAACAAACTATGTTAAGGTCGCCTGAACGTGTAGATTCATCAACTCttacaaagaaaatatcaaatgaaACTCAAAATCAACCAAATGAACTTGACTACGTCTTATCCCCAATCCCCCAACCAAATGATGATCGTAAATCTAATCAAGGTTCCCTTGCCTTTTCACTCAACTCACAAAATCAAAACCAGCAACATCATAAGAAAACTGATTCCATTGAATCATCggaaaagaataaatttgGTTCTTTATTCAGAAGATTATCCCAACATAGAAATCAAGCCAATGTTCAAAAACAAGGCACACAGAATCCACCTTTACCTATGAGAAAAACTCATACAAGGGCAGTCTCAGACTTCCCACAACCAATTACAAAGATATCATCATATGCTCCATCATACACTTCAACagaggaaaataataagaatacAATCTTACAAACATTAGGAAGAGTAACATCAGCAAAGAAATACTCACCCAATGATGAAATACCATCATTACCACCTAATGCTGATAAGATTGTCCAAGATGAAGTGAACAAGACACATGGCGTTGAAGTTCCTGAACAATTATTTGCACCAGAACGTTCGCCATCAAGATCACCTACAAGTAGAGAATCTTCCAATATATTAAAGGAAAGTAGGTTACATAAGACACAAAGAACAAAATCAGTGGGTCACGCTCGTAGAGAGTCTCTAAAATTCTTAAGACCATCAATGTTGAATAATACCGGCAAGGAGAGTAACACTAATGATAATGGGGGACCTCTTGATGCAACAGGATATTTAGAATACCATGGTAATAAATCAGAAGATGGCACATCATATCCGATTGAGTCAGcagataataatgaaccaCAGTTATTAActgataatgaaatcttAAGAGAAGCTGCGAAGGCCCCACCGGGTACTATGCCTTCCATTGATTATCCACGTTCCTTATTCTTAAAGGGATTTTTCTCTGTGCAGACAACATCATCAAAACCTTTGCCCATTGTTAGGTATAAGATTATTTAtgtattgaagaaatttggaattaagTTTAAGGAGGTGAAAGGTGGATTCATCTGTATTAGAGAAATGTCATTTAGAAAAAATAGTTCAAATGAAACATCGCCAACAATAATTGAAAGTAATAGCAATAACAGTAACAATAgcaaagaaattaataaatctCATTTCCCTGGTGATCCAGATTATTCGCTCACGCAACAAAAGAGAAGTGGCTCCAAAAAATCACCGCTTTCCAAGGATACAGCATCCTTCGGAACAGATTCCATTGATATGGGACCAGAGAATATATCACCTGTGGAAGGTTCAATCAATGATTCCGTTGTTATAACCCCACAAGTACAAAATATATCAGAAAACAAATCTTTAACATCGTTAGGATATGGATTCGATGGATTGACAAGTGCTGAAGATAAACATTTActtaaatttgaaattcatATTGTGAGAGTTAGAATTGTCGGTTTAGCTGGTGTTCATTTTAAGAAGGTATCCGGTAATAGCTGGACTTATAAAGAAACAGCATCACTCATCttaaaagaattgaatttatga
- the DPB4 gene encoding DNA polymerase epsilon noncatalytic subunit (ancestral locus Anc_8.275), whose protein sequence is MPPKGWRKDSQGNYPTTSYIKEQENITIEDLLFPRSTVVQLAKEIHQQNGKKLVINKDAALALQRSATVFVNHLLLFAREYAKDQDRKSCNVDDVLNALDHIGHGGFKTIVRNKLEDYQYVMELKKQQRKLQTETETDQQEGEQEMPAAEAEPVEEGNSESTEGTSENKKAKTGSPDGTATAEIVVPPSEENSEAQPDIEMDTA, encoded by the coding sequence ATGCCACCAAAGGGTTGGAGAAAGGATTCACAGGGAAACTACCCCACAACTTCGTACATAAAGGAACAGGAGAACATTACCATTGAAGACTTATTGTTTCCCCGAAGTACGGTGGTCCAGTTAGCCAAAGAGATACATCAACAGAACGGAAAGAAGCTAGTTATTAATAAGGATGCTGCCTTAGCATTACAAAGGAGTGCCACCGTGTTTGTGAACCATCTCCTTTTGTTTGCCAGAGAATACGCGAAGGATCAAGATCGAAAGAGTTGCAATGTGGATGATGTGTTGAATGCATTGGACCACATTGGTCATGGTGGGTTCAAGACCATTGTAAGGAACAAGCTGGAGGACTATCAGTATGTTATGGAGTTAAAGAAGCAGCAAAGGAAGCTACAGACGGAGACTGAGACTGACCAGCAGGAAGGCGAGCAGGAAATGCCAGCAGCAGAAGCAGAACCAGTTGAAGAGGGGAATTCTGAATCCACGGAAGGTACTAGTGAGAACAAGAAGGCCAAGACGGGGAGTCCCGATGGAACAGCCACAGCAGAGATCGTAGTACCACCTTCAGAGGAGAACAGTGAGGCACAACCAGACATAGAGATGGACACCGCATAG